In the genome of Thermodesulfobacteriota bacterium, the window AACTTCAATATCTTGACCAACAAATTTGTCTAAATCGCCCTGTGGTCTAATATCGAGCTGAGATGCGGGAAGAAAAGCTCTAATTTCTGTAGTCTCTCCAATATCTGTTATAAAACCGCCTTTAACTTTTTGTTTTATTATAGCTTTTATGAGCTCTCCGCTATCGAATTTATCCTGAATTACTTTGTTTTCTTTAATTAGTCCAGCTTTTCTCTTGGAAAGACGAGGAAGTCCATGGTCATAGCGCTCAAGCATTACCTCAACTTCATCGCCAACTTCAACCTCTAATTCACCGCTTTTTCCGAAAAATTCTTGAGTTGGAGCAACTCCCTCCGATTTAGAACCGAAGTCAATAAACACATCATCCTTATCCACCCTTACCACTACACCAGTGAATAATTTCCCCTGATCGGGGGCATTCATACTTTCATCTACTAGTTCTGCAAAGTTTTTCTCTTCTACCATAGCCCTGCCTTCTATTAATTAGATCTAATCAAATTTACCGGTCGATTTTCATTGTTAGAATTAGAATTAGGTAGTGTAGGAGTAGTTAATCACCTTTAACATCCGTAATAATTCTGTTAATAACTTCGTCGGTATTAAGATTCGTAGTATCTATTATTACTGCATTCGTAGCCGGATGCAAGGGAGATTCTGAGCGCTCCATGTCCTGTTTATCCCTTAATTCTATATCTTTTATTAACTTATTTATGTCTATTTTAATGTTGTTTTCTAACAGTTGTTTCTCTCTTCTAATTGCTCTTTGTTCTAGAGTCGCGTCTAAATAAAATTTATAATCAGCCTGAGGGAAAACATATGTTCCCATGTCTCTTCCCTCTACCACTAAGCTGCCGTTTACACCTATCTGCCTTTGCAGCTCCACAAGTTTTTGCCTGACCAGGCTTTTTGTTGCCACATCTGATGAGATTTTTGAAATCTCTGGGCTTCTTATCTCTTTTGTTACATCCTCACCGTTAAGCCTAGCTATTAGCAAATTATTATCTCTGACAAAATCAATTTTTGTACCGTTCAGTAGGTCTGAAAGTTCTTTTTCGCTATTAATATTTACGGGCCTCCTCTTAACCTGAAGTGCAACTGTTCTGTACATCGCTCCTGTGTCCAGATACAAAAGATCTAGATCGTTTGCCACAGATTTGGCAACTGTGCTCTTGCCGACTCCTGAGGGGCCGTCGATAGTTATTATGAGACCTTTTTTCATTATGATTTTTTGTGATATTTAATACTAGGATAATTCATTTAACGCCTAAGTTCATCAATAACATCAAAAAAACCAGGATAAGAAACAGAAACACAGTCCGCATCATCAATTTGAGTCTCGCCCTTAGCCCTTGTTGCCGCAATGGCTATTGACATAGCTATTCTATGATCCCCCCAGCTTCTGCATGTAGCCCCTGTTAAAGAGTCAGTTCCTTTAATTGACATGCCATCATCATATTCCTCTACCTCTACCCCCAGCTTGCCTAGCTCAGATGCCATTGCATGGATTCTGTCAGTTTCCTTAACTCTAAGCTCTGCGGCGTCATTAATTACCGTCTCTCCTTGTGCAAAAGCTGCAGCAACTGAGATAAGCGGCAGTTCATCAATTGCTTTGGGGATAAGATCTCCTCCAATTCTCGTTCCATGAAGCTCACTTGATCGAGCAACTATATCCCCAACCGGCTCTCCATTTAGATCTCTTTCATTTTCAATACTTACATTGCCGCCCATGGCTTTTAGAATTTCCACAATTCCCGTGCGAAGAGGATTTATGCCTACGTTTTTAATTAGAATATCTGAGCCCGGGGTGATTAATGCCGCAACCATAAAAAATGCTGCAGAAGAAATATCAGAAGGCACAATTATTTCTGCAGAACTTATGTTACTAATTCTACTGATTTTTATTGTGTTGCCGGATTTTTCTATCGGTACTCCTAGATAACTCAGCATACGCTCAGTATGATCTCTTGATGCCTCTGGCTCTATTACCTCTGTCTCGCCATCAGCATACATTCCGGCAAGAAGGATTGCCGACTTCACCTGAGCGCTAGCCACAGGCAGCTCATAGCTAATCCCGGTCAGTTTTGTACCAGTAATTGTAAGAGGTAATTTATTTCCGTCCTCATTTCCTGTGATCCGAGCACCCATTTTCGTAAGTGGATCCACCACTCTTTTCATCGGCCGTTTTTGAAGATACTGATCCCCTGTGAGTGTTGATGTAAAATTTTGTCCACTTAATAAGCCTGTTAGCAATCTTGTGGTCGTGCCTGAGTTGCCGCAGTCAATTATTTCTTTGGGTTCAGAGAGTCCATGGGCTCCCCTACCATCTATCTGAACATCAGTTCCATTAATATTGATTGAAATCCCAAGCGCCCTCATTGCATTAGCGGTAGACAGCGTGTCGTCTGAGATTAAAAAATCTTTTACCACAGATATTCCATCACCCAATGACCCAAGCATTAAGGATCTGTGTGAAATAGATTTATCTCCAGGTGGAGTAATCTCTCCTTTAAATGGGGAGCGGCTGCCAGTTATTATTTTACTAGTCATATCGATAGAATTTGATAATATATTTGAAAGTATTTTGCCTGATAATCATCGTACTTAAAATTTTATTGTATATATTGAGAACATGACGACTATGAAAATTCCATATATATCAACAATTTTTTTGCTCATATTCTTATTCACGCCTCTTAGTAGCACAACTGCTGAGCTATGTTCTCAGTGGAGCAAACCTAAAAAAGTAGGGGTAATTGATCACAATCTTATTGATGAGGCAAGCGGAATCGAAGCTTCAAGGAGATTTCCTGATAGGCTTTATCATATTAACGATTCCGGTGGCGG includes:
- the aroA gene encoding 3-phosphoshikimate 1-carboxyvinyltransferase — translated: MTSKIITGSRSPFKGEITPPGDKSISHRSLMLGSLGDGISVVKDFLISDDTLSTANAMRALGISININGTDVQIDGRGAHGLSEPKEIIDCGNSGTTTRLLTGLLSGQNFTSTLTGDQYLQKRPMKRVVDPLTKMGARITGNEDGNKLPLTITGTKLTGISYELPVASAQVKSAILLAGMYADGETEVIEPEASRDHTERMLSYLGVPIEKSGNTIKISRISNISSAEIIVPSDISSAAFFMVAALITPGSDILIKNVGINPLRTGIVEILKAMGGNVSIENERDLNGEPVGDIVARSSELHGTRIGGDLIPKAIDELPLISVAAAFAQGETVINDAAELRVKETDRIHAMASELGKLGVEVEEYDDGMSIKGTDSLTGATCRSWGDHRIAMSIAIAATRAKGETQIDDADCVSVSYPGFFDVIDELRR
- the cmk gene encoding (d)CMP kinase, encoding MKKGLIITIDGPSGVGKSTVAKSVANDLDLLYLDTGAMYRTVALQVKRRPVNINSEKELSDLLNGTKIDFVRDNNLLIARLNGEDVTKEIRSPEISKISSDVATKSLVRQKLVELQRQIGVNGSLVVEGRDMGTYVFPQADYKFYLDATLEQRAIRREKQLLENNIKIDINKLIKDIELRDKQDMERSESPLHPATNAVIIDTTNLNTDEVINRIITDVKGD